The following proteins are encoded in a genomic region of Rattus rattus isolate New Zealand chromosome 2, Rrattus_CSIRO_v1, whole genome shotgun sequence:
- the Tmem143 gene encoding transmembrane protein 143 isoform X2, whose translation MTVARWLRLWEKGQAMLHVTWGSKVRVWSLVPALFGTPRALSSLENRMGAYRKMWNPKEPCNWAQQYRERFIPFSREQLLRLLIQALYDPINPDRETLDQPSLTDPERLSSEKEVLQALKPLLAQANFSPLSEDALAYALVVHHPQDEVQVTINLDHYIYIQFWALGQRVGQMPHKSSVGSKRGFFRKLPPVERRYFKRVVLAARTKGGHLVLKSFKDTPLEGLEQLLPELKVRTPMMQRALLNLMLVVSGVVFFVNVGMVILSDLKMATSLLLLLFAAFMGLRASKVFGQRRSAQALELAHMLYYRSTSNNSELLSALALRAQEEHIKEALLAHSFLGRQPGGPQGTPEETSRWLQSEVESWLLAQSGCDVTFNGPRALAHLQALTPSFGLFPPPELPQLDPLVLGTPETPQAALGSNYPSP comes from the exons ATGACAGTCGCGCGCTGGCTAAG GCTCTGGGAAAAGGGGCAGGCCATGTTGCATGTGACCTGGGGGTCCAAGGTCCGAGTATGGTCCCTGGTGCCTGCTCTCTTCGGGACTCCTCGGGCTCTGTCGTCCCTGGAGAACAGGATGGGGGCGTACCGCAAGATGTGGAACCCCAAGGAGCCCTGCAACTGGGCCCAGCAGTACCGCGAGCGCTTCATTCCATTCTCCAGGGAGCAGCTGCTCCGCCTCCTGATACAG GCCTTGTATGACCCCATTAACCCTGACAGGGAAACCCTGGACCAGCCGTCCCTTACTGACCCCGAGCGCCTGTCCAGTGAGAAGGAAGTGCTCCAGGCTCTGAAGCCCCTGCTGGCGCAGGCCAACTTCTCTCCACTCTCTGAAGATGCCCTGGCCTATGCACTTGTCGTCCATCACCCTCAGGATGAGGTCCAG GTGACGATAAATTTGGATCACTATATCTACATACAGTTCTGGGCCTTGGGCCAGAGAGTTGGGCAGATGCCCCACAAGTCCAGTGTGGGCTCCAAGCGTGGCTTCTTCAGAAAGTTGCCCCCTGTGGAGAG GAGATATTTCAAGCGTGTGGTGCTGGCAGCCCGGACGAAAGGAGGGCACCTGGTCCTGAAGAGCTTCAAGGACACCCCACTGGAGGGCTTAGAGCAGCTGCTGCCGGAGCTGAAGGTGCGCACGCCCATGATGCAGCGCGCCCTGCTCAACCTGATGCTGGTGGTCTCGGGCGTTGTGTTCTTCGTCAACGTGGGCATGGTGATACTGTCTGACCTCAAGATGGCCacctccctgctgctgctgctcttcgcTGCCTTCATGGGCCTCAGGGCCTCCAAG GTGTTTGGGCAGCGCCGCAGCGCCCAGGCCCTGGAGCTGGCACACATGCTGTACTATCGAAGCACATCCAACAACTCAGAACTGCTCAGTGCCCTGGCTCTCCGAGCACAGGAGGAACACATCAAGGAAGCCCTGCTGGCTCACAGCTTCCTAGGTCGCCAGCCAGGGGGCCCCCAAGGCACACCTGAAG AGACCTCCAGGTGGCTGCAGTCTGAAGTGGAAAGCTGGCTTCTGGCCCAGTCAGGCTGTGATGTAACCTTCAATGGACCTCGGGCCCTGGCCCATCTGCAAGCCCTGACCCCCAGCTTTGGATTGTTCCCACCACCTGAATTGCCACAACTGGACCCGCTGGTCCTAGGCACTCCAGAGACCCCGCAGGCTGCACTGGGTAGTAACTACCCTTCACCCTGA
- the Tmem143 gene encoding transmembrane protein 143 isoform X1 translates to MTVARWLRLWEKGQAMLHVTWGSKVRVWSLVPALFGTPRALSSLENRMGAYRKMWNPKEPCNWAQQYRERFIPFSREQLLRLLIQEFHSSPAERAALEAFSAHVDFCTLSHYHQLLARLQALYDPINPDRETLDQPSLTDPERLSSEKEVLQALKPLLAQANFSPLSEDALAYALVVHHPQDEVQVTINLDHYIYIQFWALGQRVGQMPHKSSVGSKRGFFRKLPPVERRYFKRVVLAARTKGGHLVLKSFKDTPLEGLEQLLPELKVRTPMMQRALLNLMLVVSGVVFFVNVGMVILSDLKMATSLLLLLFAAFMGLRASKVFGQRRSAQALELAHMLYYRSTSNNSELLSALALRAQEEHIKEALLAHSFLGRQPGGPQGTPEETSRWLQSEVESWLLAQSGCDVTFNGPRALAHLQALTPSFGLFPPPELPQLDPLVLGTPETPQAALGSNYPSP, encoded by the exons ATGACAGTCGCGCGCTGGCTAAG GCTCTGGGAAAAGGGGCAGGCCATGTTGCATGTGACCTGGGGGTCCAAGGTCCGAGTATGGTCCCTGGTGCCTGCTCTCTTCGGGACTCCTCGGGCTCTGTCGTCCCTGGAGAACAGGATGGGGGCGTACCGCAAGATGTGGAACCCCAAGGAGCCCTGCAACTGGGCCCAGCAGTACCGCGAGCGCTTCATTCCATTCTCCAGGGAGCAGCTGCTCCGCCTCCTGATACAG GAGTTCCACTCCAGCCCAGCAGAGAGAGCAGCTTTGGAGGCATTCTCAGCTCATGTGGACTTCTGTACCCTGTCTCACTACCATCAGCTCCTGGCCAGGCTGCAG GCCTTGTATGACCCCATTAACCCTGACAGGGAAACCCTGGACCAGCCGTCCCTTACTGACCCCGAGCGCCTGTCCAGTGAGAAGGAAGTGCTCCAGGCTCTGAAGCCCCTGCTGGCGCAGGCCAACTTCTCTCCACTCTCTGAAGATGCCCTGGCCTATGCACTTGTCGTCCATCACCCTCAGGATGAGGTCCAG GTGACGATAAATTTGGATCACTATATCTACATACAGTTCTGGGCCTTGGGCCAGAGAGTTGGGCAGATGCCCCACAAGTCCAGTGTGGGCTCCAAGCGTGGCTTCTTCAGAAAGTTGCCCCCTGTGGAGAG GAGATATTTCAAGCGTGTGGTGCTGGCAGCCCGGACGAAAGGAGGGCACCTGGTCCTGAAGAGCTTCAAGGACACCCCACTGGAGGGCTTAGAGCAGCTGCTGCCGGAGCTGAAGGTGCGCACGCCCATGATGCAGCGCGCCCTGCTCAACCTGATGCTGGTGGTCTCGGGCGTTGTGTTCTTCGTCAACGTGGGCATGGTGATACTGTCTGACCTCAAGATGGCCacctccctgctgctgctgctcttcgcTGCCTTCATGGGCCTCAGGGCCTCCAAG GTGTTTGGGCAGCGCCGCAGCGCCCAGGCCCTGGAGCTGGCACACATGCTGTACTATCGAAGCACATCCAACAACTCAGAACTGCTCAGTGCCCTGGCTCTCCGAGCACAGGAGGAACACATCAAGGAAGCCCTGCTGGCTCACAGCTTCCTAGGTCGCCAGCCAGGGGGCCCCCAAGGCACACCTGAAG AGACCTCCAGGTGGCTGCAGTCTGAAGTGGAAAGCTGGCTTCTGGCCCAGTCAGGCTGTGATGTAACCTTCAATGGACCTCGGGCCCTGGCCCATCTGCAAGCCCTGACCCCCAGCTTTGGATTGTTCCCACCACCTGAATTGCCACAACTGGACCCGCTGGTCCTAGGCACTCCAGAGACCCCGCAGGCTGCACTGGGTAGTAACTACCCTTCACCCTGA
- the Tmem143 gene encoding transmembrane protein 143 isoform X4, translating into MTVARWLRLWEKGQAMLHVTWGSKVRVWSLVPALFGTPRALSSLENRMGAYRKMWNPKEPCNWAQQYRERFIPFSREQLLRLLIQEFHSSPAERAALEAFSAHVDFCTLSHYHQLLARLQALYDPINPDRETLDQPSLTDPERLSSEKEVLQALKPLLAQANFSPLSEDALAYALVVHHPQDEVQVTINLDHYIYIQFWALGQRVGQMPHKSSVGSKRGFFRKLPPVERRYFKRVVLAARTKGGHLVLKSFKDTPLEGLEQLLPELKVRTPMMQRALLNLMLVVSGVVFFVNVGMVILSDLKMATSLLLLLFAAFMGLRASKVFGQRRSAQALELAHMLYYRSTSNNSELLSALALRAQEEHIKEALLAHSFLGRQPGGPQGTPEGGCR; encoded by the exons ATGACAGTCGCGCGCTGGCTAAG GCTCTGGGAAAAGGGGCAGGCCATGTTGCATGTGACCTGGGGGTCCAAGGTCCGAGTATGGTCCCTGGTGCCTGCTCTCTTCGGGACTCCTCGGGCTCTGTCGTCCCTGGAGAACAGGATGGGGGCGTACCGCAAGATGTGGAACCCCAAGGAGCCCTGCAACTGGGCCCAGCAGTACCGCGAGCGCTTCATTCCATTCTCCAGGGAGCAGCTGCTCCGCCTCCTGATACAG GAGTTCCACTCCAGCCCAGCAGAGAGAGCAGCTTTGGAGGCATTCTCAGCTCATGTGGACTTCTGTACCCTGTCTCACTACCATCAGCTCCTGGCCAGGCTGCAG GCCTTGTATGACCCCATTAACCCTGACAGGGAAACCCTGGACCAGCCGTCCCTTACTGACCCCGAGCGCCTGTCCAGTGAGAAGGAAGTGCTCCAGGCTCTGAAGCCCCTGCTGGCGCAGGCCAACTTCTCTCCACTCTCTGAAGATGCCCTGGCCTATGCACTTGTCGTCCATCACCCTCAGGATGAGGTCCAG GTGACGATAAATTTGGATCACTATATCTACATACAGTTCTGGGCCTTGGGCCAGAGAGTTGGGCAGATGCCCCACAAGTCCAGTGTGGGCTCCAAGCGTGGCTTCTTCAGAAAGTTGCCCCCTGTGGAGAG GAGATATTTCAAGCGTGTGGTGCTGGCAGCCCGGACGAAAGGAGGGCACCTGGTCCTGAAGAGCTTCAAGGACACCCCACTGGAGGGCTTAGAGCAGCTGCTGCCGGAGCTGAAGGTGCGCACGCCCATGATGCAGCGCGCCCTGCTCAACCTGATGCTGGTGGTCTCGGGCGTTGTGTTCTTCGTCAACGTGGGCATGGTGATACTGTCTGACCTCAAGATGGCCacctccctgctgctgctgctcttcgcTGCCTTCATGGGCCTCAGGGCCTCCAAG GTGTTTGGGCAGCGCCGCAGCGCCCAGGCCCTGGAGCTGGCACACATGCTGTACTATCGAAGCACATCCAACAACTCAGAACTGCTCAGTGCCCTGGCTCTCCGAGCACAGGAGGAACACATCAAGGAAGCCCTGCTGGCTCACAGCTTCCTAGGTCGCCAGCCAGGGGGCCCCCAAGGCACACCTGAAG
- the Tmem143 gene encoding transmembrane protein 143 isoform X3 produces MTVARWLRLWEKGQAMLHVTWGSKVRVWSLVPALFGTPRALSSLENRMGAYRKMWNPKEPCNWAQQYRERFIPFSREQLLRLLIQEFHSSPAERAALEAFSAHVDFCTLSHYHQLLARLQALYDPINPDRETLDQPSLTDPERLSSEKEVLQALKPLLAQANFSPLSEDALAYALVVHHPQDEVQVTINLDHYIYIQFWALGQRVGQMPHKSSVGSKRGFFRKLPPVERRYFKRVVLAARTKGGHLVLKSFKDTPLEGLEQLLPELKVRTPMMQRALLNLMLVVSGVVFFVNVGMVILSDLKMATSLLLLLFAAFMGLRASKVFGQRRSAQALELAHMLYYRSTSNNSELLSALALRAQEEHIKEALLAHSFLGRQPGGPQGTPEVSPFRDLQVAAV; encoded by the exons ATGACAGTCGCGCGCTGGCTAAG GCTCTGGGAAAAGGGGCAGGCCATGTTGCATGTGACCTGGGGGTCCAAGGTCCGAGTATGGTCCCTGGTGCCTGCTCTCTTCGGGACTCCTCGGGCTCTGTCGTCCCTGGAGAACAGGATGGGGGCGTACCGCAAGATGTGGAACCCCAAGGAGCCCTGCAACTGGGCCCAGCAGTACCGCGAGCGCTTCATTCCATTCTCCAGGGAGCAGCTGCTCCGCCTCCTGATACAG GAGTTCCACTCCAGCCCAGCAGAGAGAGCAGCTTTGGAGGCATTCTCAGCTCATGTGGACTTCTGTACCCTGTCTCACTACCATCAGCTCCTGGCCAGGCTGCAG GCCTTGTATGACCCCATTAACCCTGACAGGGAAACCCTGGACCAGCCGTCCCTTACTGACCCCGAGCGCCTGTCCAGTGAGAAGGAAGTGCTCCAGGCTCTGAAGCCCCTGCTGGCGCAGGCCAACTTCTCTCCACTCTCTGAAGATGCCCTGGCCTATGCACTTGTCGTCCATCACCCTCAGGATGAGGTCCAG GTGACGATAAATTTGGATCACTATATCTACATACAGTTCTGGGCCTTGGGCCAGAGAGTTGGGCAGATGCCCCACAAGTCCAGTGTGGGCTCCAAGCGTGGCTTCTTCAGAAAGTTGCCCCCTGTGGAGAG GAGATATTTCAAGCGTGTGGTGCTGGCAGCCCGGACGAAAGGAGGGCACCTGGTCCTGAAGAGCTTCAAGGACACCCCACTGGAGGGCTTAGAGCAGCTGCTGCCGGAGCTGAAGGTGCGCACGCCCATGATGCAGCGCGCCCTGCTCAACCTGATGCTGGTGGTCTCGGGCGTTGTGTTCTTCGTCAACGTGGGCATGGTGATACTGTCTGACCTCAAGATGGCCacctccctgctgctgctgctcttcgcTGCCTTCATGGGCCTCAGGGCCTCCAAG GTGTTTGGGCAGCGCCGCAGCGCCCAGGCCCTGGAGCTGGCACACATGCTGTACTATCGAAGCACATCCAACAACTCAGAACTGCTCAGTGCCCTGGCTCTCCGAGCACAGGAGGAACACATCAAGGAAGCCCTGCTGGCTCACAGCTTCCTAGGTCGCCAGCCAGGGGGCCCCCAAGGCACACCTGAAG TCTCTCCCTTCAGAGACCTCCAGGTGGCTGCAGTCTGA